The Microbacterium paraoxydans genome includes a window with the following:
- a CDS encoding signal peptidase I: MVQILRRLALPVLWALAATGVGCGVVWGATAIGLIQPLVVISGSMEPGIMTGDLLIATKVPADSLEVGDVVSLRSALTDSLVTHRITAIEAADGARTITMKGDNNEFSDALDYPVTGDAWKPAVQLPGWGTAIMRMTTPAVAVPLLLGLLGLLGLSMMSPGERPARKPLTT; this comes from the coding sequence GTGGTGCAGATCCTCCGCCGGCTCGCCCTGCCCGTGCTCTGGGCGCTGGCTGCCACGGGCGTGGGCTGCGGCGTCGTCTGGGGCGCCACGGCGATCGGGCTCATCCAGCCGCTCGTCGTGATCTCGGGCTCGATGGAGCCCGGGATCATGACGGGCGATCTCCTCATCGCCACGAAGGTCCCCGCCGACTCTCTGGAGGTGGGCGACGTCGTCAGCCTCCGGAGCGCGCTGACCGACTCCCTGGTGACCCATCGCATCACCGCCATCGAAGCCGCCGACGGCGCGCGCACGATCACCATGAAGGGCGACAACAACGAGTTCTCCGACGCTCTCGACTATCCGGTGACCGGCGATGCCTGGAAGCCGGCGGTGCAGCTTCCCGGTTGGGGGACCGCCATCATGCGGATGACCACGCCCGCCGTCGCCGTCCCGCTGCTCCTCGGACTCCTGGGGCTGCTCGGCCTGAGCATGATGAGCCCCGGGGAGCGACCGGCGCGGAAGCCGCTGACCACGTGA
- the coaE gene encoding dephospho-CoA kinase: MPLIALTGGIASGKSTIANRLAELGAVVVDADRIVREVQAPGSAVLGAIARTFGDEVIAEDGSLDRAALGATVFADPGRLAQLNAIVHPAVRAESQRRFDAAFQADPDAVVVYDVPLLVEARVDDPWDAIVVAHAPEEVRLERLVHLRGMTPDDARGRIAAQVPDDRRLAIADVVIDTAGSIADTLAQTDALWNRLRAS; the protein is encoded by the coding sequence ATGCCGCTCATCGCTCTCACCGGAGGCATCGCGTCGGGAAAGTCCACCATCGCGAACCGGCTCGCCGAACTCGGCGCGGTGGTCGTCGACGCGGATCGGATCGTGCGCGAGGTGCAGGCGCCCGGATCCGCGGTGCTCGGCGCGATCGCGCGGACGTTCGGTGACGAGGTCATCGCCGAAGACGGGTCGCTCGACCGAGCCGCTCTCGGTGCGACCGTGTTCGCCGATCCGGGCCGTCTCGCACAGCTGAACGCCATCGTGCACCCGGCCGTACGGGCCGAGTCCCAGCGTCGTTTCGACGCCGCCTTCCAGGCTGATCCGGATGCCGTCGTCGTGTACGACGTGCCGCTTCTCGTGGAGGCTCGTGTCGACGACCCCTGGGATGCGATCGTCGTCGCGCATGCCCCGGAGGAGGTCCGTCTCGAGAGGCTCGTGCACCTGCGCGGGATGACGCCGGACGACGCCCGCGGACGGATCGCCGCCCAGGTTCCGGACGACCGGCGGCTCGCGATCGCCGACGTCGTGATCGACACCGCAGGATCGATCGCGGACACGCTGGCCCAGACGGACGCGCTCTGGAACCGGCTCCGCGCGAGCTGA
- a CDS encoding TfoX/Sxy family protein: protein MDAAGEELADRVRALLGADPSIEERRMFGTRAFLDEGRILVGARKDGTLLVRVDEENGAVAVTLPGAARAVMGSRTMGSGWIDVAASAIADDAALMTWIDMARESVSAALADDDG from the coding sequence ATGGATGCCGCAGGAGAGGAACTCGCGGACCGCGTCCGCGCACTGCTCGGGGCCGACCCTTCCATCGAGGAGCGCCGGATGTTCGGGACCAGGGCATTCCTCGACGAGGGGCGCATCCTCGTGGGCGCCCGGAAGGACGGGACGCTTCTCGTCCGCGTGGATGAGGAGAACGGGGCTGTCGCCGTGACGCTGCCCGGGGCCGCGCGTGCCGTGATGGGATCCCGCACCATGGGGTCCGGCTGGATCGATGTCGCAGCCTCGGCGATCGCCGACGATGCCGCGCTCATGACGTGGATCGACATGGCCCGGGAGTCGGTCAGCGCCGCGCTCGCCGATGACGACGGCTGA
- the uvrB gene encoding excinuclease ABC subunit UvrB has translation MQPTRSVRPFEVISEYAPAGDQPQAIAELASRINAGETDIVLLGATGTGKSATTAWLVEQVQRPTLVLAHNKTLAAQLANEFRELMPNNAVEYFVSYYDYYQPEAYVPQTDTFIEKDSSINAEVERLRHSTTNSLLSRRDVVVVSTVSCIYGLGAPEEYLRAMVALQVGERYDRDALIRQFIAMQYNRNDVDFSRGNFRVRGDTIEIIPVYEEHAIRIELFGDEIEALYSLHPLTGEVIEKLDAVPIFPASHYVAGTDVIQRSIGTIEHELEERLKEFERQGKLLEAQRLRMRTTFDLEMLQQLGFCSGIENYSRHMDGRMPGEPPHTLLDFFPDDFLLVIDESHVTVPQIGAMYEGDASRKRTLVDHGFRLPSAMDNRPLRWDEFKNRVGQTVYLSATPGKYEMGIADGVVEQIIRPTGLVDPEIIVKPSKGQIDDLLEEIRLRVERDERVLVTTLTKKMAEELTDFLGEHGVRVRYLHSDVDTLRRVELLSELRAGVYDVLVGINLLREGLDLPEVSLVAILDADKEGFLRSGTSLIQTIGRAARNVSGEVHMYADNMTDSMAKAIEETDRRREKQIAYNKEHGIDPQPLRKRIADITEVLAREGQDTAELMSGRGRASGKGKSPTPNLRRTGIAAEGAQQLEATIQDLTDQMLAAAAELKFELAARLRDEVQDLKKELRSMERAGHA, from the coding sequence ATGCAGCCCACCCGCAGTGTCCGCCCCTTCGAGGTCATCAGCGAGTACGCCCCTGCCGGTGACCAGCCGCAGGCCATCGCCGAGCTGGCCTCCCGTATCAACGCGGGCGAGACCGACATCGTGCTGCTCGGCGCCACCGGAACGGGCAAGTCGGCGACCACGGCCTGGCTCGTCGAGCAGGTGCAGCGTCCCACGCTCGTGCTCGCGCACAACAAGACCCTCGCGGCACAGCTCGCCAACGAGTTCCGCGAGCTCATGCCGAACAACGCCGTCGAGTACTTCGTCTCGTACTACGACTACTACCAGCCCGAGGCCTACGTCCCGCAGACGGACACCTTCATCGAGAAGGACTCCTCGATCAACGCGGAGGTCGAGCGGCTCCGACACTCGACGACGAACTCCCTGCTGAGCCGGCGTGACGTGGTCGTGGTGTCGACCGTCTCCTGCATCTACGGCCTGGGTGCTCCGGAGGAGTACCTGCGCGCCATGGTCGCGCTGCAGGTGGGGGAGCGGTACGACCGCGACGCCCTGATCCGTCAGTTCATCGCGATGCAGTACAACCGCAACGACGTCGACTTCTCGCGGGGAAACTTCCGCGTGCGCGGCGACACGATCGAGATCATCCCGGTGTACGAGGAGCACGCCATCCGCATCGAGCTGTTCGGCGACGAGATCGAGGCGCTCTACTCGCTGCACCCGCTCACGGGCGAGGTCATCGAGAAACTGGACGCCGTGCCGATCTTCCCCGCCTCGCACTACGTCGCGGGCACCGACGTCATCCAGCGCTCCATCGGCACCATCGAGCACGAGCTGGAGGAGCGGCTGAAGGAGTTCGAGCGTCAGGGCAAGCTCCTCGAGGCGCAGCGCCTCCGGATGCGCACGACCTTCGACCTGGAGATGCTCCAGCAGCTCGGATTCTGCTCCGGCATCGAGAACTACTCGCGTCACATGGACGGACGCATGCCCGGCGAGCCCCCGCACACGCTCCTCGACTTCTTCCCGGACGACTTCCTGCTCGTCATCGACGAGTCCCACGTCACGGTGCCGCAGATCGGCGCGATGTACGAAGGCGACGCGTCCCGCAAGCGCACCCTCGTCGACCACGGATTCCGGCTGCCGAGCGCGATGGACAACCGACCGCTGCGCTGGGACGAGTTCAAGAACCGCGTGGGGCAGACCGTCTACCTGTCCGCCACCCCGGGCAAGTACGAGATGGGCATCGCCGACGGCGTGGTGGAGCAGATCATCCGCCCGACCGGCCTGGTCGACCCGGAGATCATCGTCAAGCCGTCGAAGGGGCAGATCGACGATCTCCTCGAAGAGATCCGGCTTCGCGTGGAGCGGGACGAGCGCGTCCTCGTCACGACCCTCACGAAGAAGATGGCGGAGGAGCTGACCGACTTCCTCGGTGAGCACGGCGTGCGCGTGCGCTACCTGCACTCCGACGTCGACACCCTGCGCCGCGTCGAGCTCCTCAGCGAACTGCGCGCCGGTGTGTACGACGTCCTGGTCGGTATCAACCTGCTGCGCGAAGGACTCGACCTCCCGGAGGTGTCGCTCGTCGCGATCCTCGACGCGGACAAGGAGGGCTTCCTCCGCTCCGGGACCTCACTCATCCAGACGATCGGCCGCGCGGCGCGCAACGTCTCGGGTGAAGTCCACATGTACGCGGACAACATGACGGACTCCATGGCCAAGGCCATCGAGGAGACCGACCGTCGGCGTGAGAAGCAGATCGCGTACAACAAGGAGCACGGCATCGATCCGCAGCCGCTGCGCAAGCGCATCGCCGACATCACAGAGGTGCTGGCGCGCGAGGGTCAGGATACGGCGGAGCTGATGTCCGGCCGGGGCCGCGCATCGGGCAAGGGCAAGTCGCCGACACCGAACCTGCGGCGCACCGGGATCGCGGCCGAGGGCGCTCAGCAGCTGGAGGCCACGATCCAGGACCTCACCGATCAGATGCTCGCGGCGGCCGCGGAGCTGAAGTTCGAGCTCGCCGCGCGCCTGCGCGACGAAGTGCAGGATCTGAAGAAGGAGCTCCGGTCGATGGAGCGGGCCGGGCACGCGTAG